From a region of the Helianthus annuus cultivar XRQ/B chromosome 5, HanXRQr2.0-SUNRISE, whole genome shotgun sequence genome:
- the LOC110941823 gene encoding probable boron transporter 2 → MEETFVPFRGIGNDLKGRLLCYKQDWTGGIRAGIRILAPTTYIFFASAIPVISFGEQLERDTEGSLTAVQTLASTALCGIIHSIIGGQPLLILGVAEPTVLMYTFMFNFAKDQKELGKPLFLAWAAWVCVWTAFLLVLLSILGACSIINRFTRIAGELFGLLIAMLFMQQAIKGVVDEFGIPKSQNPNQPAMQSSWRFGNGMFALVLSFGLLLTSLQSRKARSWRYGTGWLRGFIADYGVPLMVVVWTGVSYIPTKSVPEGIPRRLFSPNPWSPGAYSNWTIAKDMLNVPLVYIIGAVVPATMIAVLYYFDHSVASQLAQQKEFNLKKPPSYHYDLLLLGFLTLLCGLIGIPPANGVIPQSPMHTKSLATLKHQLLRNKLVSTARRSIRENSNLGDLYRNMQQAYNEMQTPLIYQHPSTLGLKELKETTIQQASSGGYIDAPVDETVFDVNKDVDDLLNVEVKEQRLSNLLQALMVGGCVGAMPVLKKIPTSVLWGYFAFMAIESLPGNQFWERILLLFTAPSRRYKVLEENHATFVETVPFKTVAFFTVFQTVYLLACFGITWIPIASVLFPLLIMLLVPARQYLLPKFFKGAHLQDLDAAEYEEAPPSTYNIAFGEEDVHSRTSQVDSGEALDGIITRSRGEIRHSNSPKVTSSSQSPREMQPSYSPRVSQRAFSPNLHDLRVDKSPRSPGKGLEIKRTPSPGPSNLGQTSKGSSA, encoded by the exons ATGGAAGAAACATTCGTTCCGTTTCGTGGGATCGGTAATGATCTCAAAGGAAGATTACTGTGCTACAAACAAGACTGGACAGGCGGCATCCGGGCCGGTATCAG GATTCTGGCTCCAACGACGTATATATTCTTTGCTTCAGCGATACCGGTTATATCTTTTGGGGAGCAACTAGAAAGAGATACTG AGGGAAGTTTAACTGCAGTCCAAACTCTAGCCTCAACCGCGCTTTGTGGGATAATTCACTCTATAATCGGAGGGCAACCGCTTCTTATATTAGGTGTTGCTGAACCGACGGTGTTAATGTACACTTTTATGTTCAACTTTGCTAAGGACCAAAAGGAGTTAGGGAAACCTCTTTTCTTAGCCTGGGCTGCATG GGTTTGTGTGTGGACGGCTTTTCTGTTGGTGTTGTTGTCTATTTTGGGTGCTTGCTCAATCATCAATAGATTCACACGCATAGCTGGTGAATTATTCGGTCTGTTAATCGCAATGCTCTTTATGCAGCAAGCTATTAAA GGAGTTGTGGATGAGTTTGGTATACCGAAAAGTCAAAACCCTAATCAACCTGCTATGCAATCTTCATGGCGTTTTGGAAACGGAATGTTTGCTTTGGTTTTATCTTTTGGTCTTCTCCTTACTTCTTTACAAAGCCGTAAAGCAAGATCTTGGCGATACGGAACAg GGTGGCTAAGAGGATTTATTGCGGATTACGGGGTCCCACTTATGGTGGTTGTTTGGACCGGTGTGTCATACATACCAACCAAAAGTGTCCCAGAAGGAATACCGAGACGGCTTTTTAGTCCAAATCCATGGTCTCCTGGCGCTTATTCAAATTGGACCATTGCAAAG GATATGCTGAACGTCCCGCTTGTTTATATAATCGGAGCCGTTGTTCCAGCCACCATGATTGCCGTTCTTTACTATTTTGACCACAGTGTTGCATCTCAACTTGCACAACAAAAAGAGTTTAATTTAAAGAAACCACCTTCATATCACTATGACCTCCTTCTTTTGGGCTTTTTG ACGTTACTATGTGGGTTAATTGGCATTCCTCCCGCCAATGGAGTCATTCCGCAATCTCCTATGCACACAAAGAGCTTAGCCACCTTAAAACATCAG ctgCTACGGAATAAACTTGTATCTACAGCTAGAAGAAGTATCCGTGAAAACTCAAACTTGGGTGATTTGTACCGAAACATGCAGCAAGCATACAACGAAATGCAGACTCCACTCATTTATCAACATCCGTCAACTCTg ggactaaaagagcTAAAAGAAACAACAATACAACAAGCTTCTAGTGGTGGTTACATTGACGCACCTGTTGATGAAACCGTTTTCGATGTGAATAAAGACGTTGATGATTTGTTGAACGTTGAAGTGAAAGAACAACGTTTGAGCAATTTGTTACAAGCGTTAATGGTTGGTGGTTGTGTTGGTGCTATGCCTGTTCTTAAAAAGATTCCCACTTCGGTACTTTGGGGCTATTTTGCGTTTATGGCGATTGAGAGTTTGCCCGGTAATCAATTTTGGGAGAGAATATTGTTACTGTTTACGGCTCCGAGTCGAAGATACAA GGTTCTGGAAGAAAATCATGCTACTTTTGTAGAAACGGTGCCTTTCAAGACGGTTGCGTTTTTCACGGTTTTTCAAACGGTTTACTTGCTTGCTTGTTTTGGCATAACTTGGATCCCGATTGCTAGCGTTCTTTTCCCACTTTTAATCATGCTTCTTGTTCCCGCAAGACAATATTTGCTTCCGAAATTTTTCAAAGGTGCTCATCTTCAAGATTTGGATGCTGCGGAATACGAAGAAGCACCTCCCTCAACCTACAATATTGCATTTGGT GAGGAGGATGTTCATTCAAGAACATCTCAAGTTGATAGTGGGGAAGCTCTTGATGGAATTATAACAAGAAGCCGAGGAGAGATCCGTCATTCTAACAGTCCAAAAGTAACAAGCTCGAGCCAAAGCCCACGAGAAATGCAGCCTTCGTATAGCCCACGTGTGTCGCAACGAGCTTTTAGCCCAAATTTGCACGATTTAAGGGTCGATAAGAGTCCTAGATCACCTGGAAAAGGGCTAGAAATCAAGCGAACTCCAAGTCCTGGTCCGTCTAATCTTGGTCAAACTAGTAAAGGTTCTTCCGCATGA